The following coding sequences are from one Arthrobacter sp. PvP023 window:
- a CDS encoding citryl-CoA lyase, whose translation MATHTRGGTPIRSDIARATPSTVHVHGLDLIDMLGTVSLGDFAYLELFRRLPDKSESVVFNAIVVALVEHGLTPSALTARLTALGAPESLQGAVAAGLLGLGNTFVGTIEGAARICQTYLPVTGTLDESGIKSLAARIAEDFTREGNPIPGLGHPVHKPVDPRAQKLFAITREQGFDDTPLRLMEELSRLSSESRGRILPVNVTGAIGAIAAVLGLPWDVARGLGVMARSIGLVGHLLEERQQPLAASVWTRAERESSED comes from the coding sequence ATGGCCACTCACACCCGCGGCGGCACCCCAATCCGCTCGGACATAGCTCGTGCCACCCCGTCCACTGTCCACGTGCACGGACTGGACCTCATCGACATGCTCGGAACCGTATCTTTGGGCGACTTCGCCTACCTTGAGCTGTTCCGTCGGCTCCCCGATAAATCTGAATCCGTCGTTTTCAACGCCATCGTCGTCGCGCTCGTAGAACACGGTTTAACGCCGAGTGCCCTTACCGCTAGGCTCACTGCCTTGGGGGCTCCCGAGTCTTTGCAGGGGGCCGTCGCAGCAGGACTCCTGGGCCTCGGAAACACCTTCGTCGGAACCATCGAAGGAGCCGCCCGAATCTGCCAGACATATCTTCCGGTGACCGGAACTCTCGACGAAAGCGGCATAAAATCCTTGGCGGCAAGGATTGCGGAGGACTTCACCCGTGAAGGCAATCCAATCCCGGGACTTGGGCATCCTGTCCACAAGCCTGTTGACCCACGTGCACAGAAGCTCTTTGCGATCACGCGCGAACAGGGATTCGACGATACCCCGCTTCGGCTGATGGAGGAACTGTCAAGGCTCTCCTCCGAAAGTCGCGGCCGGATCCTGCCTGTGAACGTAACAGGAGCCATAGGCGCCATCGCCGCAGTGCTGGGACTGCCGTGGGATGTGGCCCGGGGGCTAGGTGTGATGGCCCGGTCAATTGGCCTAGTAGGACACCTCTTAGAAGAGCGTCAA